The Porphyrobacter sp. HT-58-2 genome has a window encoding:
- a CDS encoding TatD family hydrolase, which translates to MLVDSHCHLEYKGLVEDREGVLERARAAGVGAFLNISTRQSEWDQVVGTAAREPDVFASVGIHPHEADGHQDLGRAALLEATHHPKVIAIGETGLDYYYDKSDREAQKSLFRMHIDVARETQLPLIIHTRDAEEDTHAILAEEMEAGAFPALIHCFTASADFAEKVLALGLTISLSGIVTFKNAKDLQEVARVIPDDKLLVETDSPFLAPVPHRGRVCEPAYVADTAAFVAGLRGSDVEHLRQITTENFFNLFKKASL; encoded by the coding sequence ATGCTGGTCGATAGCCATTGTCATCTGGAATACAAGGGCTTGGTCGAAGACCGTGAGGGCGTTCTGGAACGCGCGCGGGCGGCAGGGGTGGGGGCCTTCCTCAATATCTCGACCCGTCAGAGCGAATGGGATCAGGTTGTCGGCACTGCCGCGCGCGAACCCGATGTCTTCGCCAGTGTCGGCATCCATCCACACGAAGCCGACGGGCATCAGGACTTGGGCCGCGCCGCTTTGCTCGAAGCCACGCACCACCCCAAGGTGATCGCGATCGGCGAAACCGGGCTCGACTACTATTACGACAAGTCGGACAGAGAGGCCCAGAAGTCCCTGTTTCGCATGCATATCGACGTGGCGCGCGAAACGCAGCTGCCGCTGATCATCCACACCCGCGATGCCGAGGAAGACACCCACGCAATCCTCGCCGAGGAAATGGAGGCAGGCGCCTTTCCCGCCTTGATCCACTGCTTTACCGCTTCGGCCGATTTCGCCGAAAAGGTGCTGGCGCTGGGGCTGACGATCTCGCTTTCGGGAATCGTGACATTCAAGAATGCCAAAGACTTGCAGGAGGTTGCAAGAGTGATCCCTGATGACAAGCTGCTGGTCGAGACAGACAGTCCCTTCCTTGCACCCGTGCCGCATCGGGGCAGGGTGTGCGAGCCGGCCTATGTCGCCGACACAGCTGCTTTCGTAGCAGGTCTTCGCGGATCGGATGTGGAGCATTTGCGGCAGATCACCACCGAAAATTTCTTCAATCTT
- the metG gene encoding methionine--tRNA ligase, which translates to MSDPDTSPFYITTAISYPNGKPHIGHAYEAIAADVIARFQRLQGRRVRFQTGTDEHGLKMARKAEEQGRTARELADEMSGYFRAMCDTLNVSYDRFIRTSEPDHHRASQAIWRAMEAAGDLYLDRYEGWYSVRDEAYYDESELVEGEGGAKLSPQGTPVEWTVEESWFFRLSKYEGQLLELLKSPGFLEPASRRNEMIAFVEQGLRDLSVSRTSFDWGVKVPGSENHVMYVWVDALTNYLTGLGYPDDMGDFWPASLHLIGKDIVRFHTIYWPAFLMSAKLPLPKKVFGHGFLLNRGQKESKSLGNVTDPLALAEQFGVDALRYFLMREVAFGQDGSYSPEAIVLRANAELANSFGNLAQRTLSMIAKNMDGKLEAFEKAEADTALLATVRTACAAELPREFEALSFSSGIEAWMRAVYACNQYVDEQAPWGLKKSDPQRMKAVLQTLFTALRDLAIAIQPVVPEKAAALLDQLGIPAEGRGFAALGDMDWFQRLVASGFTIAPPTPLFPRLELPADEAA; encoded by the coding sequence ATGTCTGACCCCGACACCTCCCCCTTCTACATCACCACGGCGATCAGCTACCCTAACGGCAAGCCCCATATCGGCCATGCCTATGAAGCCATCGCGGCTGACGTGATCGCCCGTTTCCAGCGACTTCAGGGCCGCCGCGTACGGTTTCAGACCGGCACCGACGAGCACGGCCTCAAGATGGCGCGGAAAGCCGAGGAACAGGGCCGCACCGCGCGCGAATTGGCAGACGAAATGTCCGGCTATTTCCGTGCGATGTGCGACACATTGAATGTGTCCTATGACCGTTTTATCCGCACCTCCGAGCCTGATCACCACCGCGCCAGTCAGGCCATCTGGCGGGCGATGGAGGCTGCTGGCGACCTTTATCTCGATCGCTACGAAGGCTGGTACTCGGTCCGTGACGAGGCCTATTACGACGAGAGCGAACTCGTGGAAGGCGAGGGCGGGGCAAAGCTGTCCCCGCAAGGCACTCCAGTCGAATGGACGGTAGAGGAAAGCTGGTTCTTCCGGCTATCGAAGTATGAAGGCCAACTGCTTGAATTGCTGAAGTCTCCGGGCTTCCTCGAACCGGCAAGCCGCCGCAACGAGATGATCGCCTTTGTCGAACAGGGCCTGCGCGATCTCTCGGTCAGCCGCACCTCTTTCGACTGGGGGGTGAAGGTTCCGGGGAGCGAGAACCACGTCATGTATGTGTGGGTCGACGCGCTCACCAACTATCTGACGGGGCTGGGTTATCCGGACGACATGGGCGATTTCTGGCCCGCCAGCCTGCACCTCATCGGCAAGGACATCGTGCGCTTCCACACGATCTACTGGCCGGCCTTCCTGATGAGCGCCAAGCTGCCCCTGCCCAAAAAGGTGTTCGGCCACGGCTTCCTGCTCAATCGCGGGCAGAAGGAATCGAAGTCGCTCGGCAATGTCACCGATCCTCTCGCGCTGGCAGAGCAATTCGGGGTGGATGCGCTTCGCTACTTCCTGATGCGCGAGGTCGCCTTCGGACAGGATGGTAGCTATTCGCCCGAAGCCATTGTTTTGCGTGCCAATGCTGAGCTGGCCAACAGCTTCGGCAATCTCGCGCAGCGCACCCTGTCGATGATCGCAAAGAATATGGACGGGAAACTGGAGGCGTTTGAAAAGGCCGAGGCCGACACCGCCTTGCTGGCGACGGTCAGGACTGCCTGCGCGGCGGAACTGCCGCGCGAATTCGAGGCACTTTCCTTCTCGAGCGGCATCGAAGCGTGGATGCGCGCGGTCTATGCCTGCAACCAGTATGTCGATGAGCAGGCGCCCTGGGGGCTCAAGAAGTCCGATCCGCAGCGGATGAAGGCGGTGCTTCAGACGCTGTTCACGGCGCTGCGCGATCTTGCTATCGCAATCCAGCCCGTGGTGCCGGAGAAGGCCGCAGCCCTGCTCGACCAGCTCGGCATTCCAGCGGAAGGGCGCGGGTTCGCGGCGCTGGGCGACATGGACTGGTTTCAGCGCCTCGTCGCCAGCGGCTTCACCATCGCCCCGCCGACCCCGCTATTCCCCCGGCTTGAACTGCCCGCTGACGAGGCCGCGTGA